The Sulfurimonas aquatica genomic sequence ATGGTAAAAACTTTCCATTCATAGTAATAACAACTCTATCGCCTTTTGGATCTTCTTCTTTGTCGATGTCAAGTGAAAAGTCTATCGCGCTCATTATTCCATCTCCAAATTTCTCTTGAACGATCTCTTTCATAGTCTCACCATATACTCCGGTAATCTCATAAAAACGATATACAAAAGGATCTTGTGGAATACCAAAATCCCAAGTCTTCATTGGATACTCTTGAATTGTAGCTAAGACATCGCCGCTTAATCCCAAGACCTTACACAGCTTTGTAGCTGCTTTAGGTTTAAGAGAGTTCGTACCTAAAC encodes the following:
- the cynS gene encoding cyanase; amino-acid sequence: MTKIEMTEEIILAKKSKGLSWEDIAGKVGLSPVFLTSACLGTNSLKPKAATKLCKVLGLSGDVLATIQEYPMKTWDFGIPQDPFVYRFYEITGVYGETMKEIVQEKFGDGIMSAIDFSLDIDKEEDPKGDRVVITMNGKFLPYKSW